The following proteins are encoded in a genomic region of Oncorhynchus masou masou isolate Uvic2021 chromosome 32, UVic_Omas_1.1, whole genome shotgun sequence:
- the LOC135526003 gene encoding claudin-20-like isoform X1, producing MASLRLKSSSPPPHPVFLCVYRNHCEQPDASKRSSAPAESIGAGTEELSRRLLPALAPESSTAVWGEEPRCLAGAGWMVTGGVGGHGRRRRMASTGMQIFAFVLALLGIMGAMMATLLPNWKVSADVGSNIITAISQMQGLWMDCTWYSTGMFSCTLKYSVLSLPAYLQTARTTMVLSCVMAAMGLCLASLGLKCTRWGGGRRAKRHAAIASGGCFIAAGFLCLVPASWFTKEVITNFLDRSVHESNKFEPGGAVYVAFLSAGFLFVGGSIFCVSCSGKRPGHQDMILLPPPDKLLLQQQQHLLQQQQQDQLQHQYCSLSPLDNKTGYSLQDYV from the exons ATGGCTTCCCTAAGGCTGAAATCCTCCTCGCCCCCTCCTCACCccgtgtttttgtgtgtttacaGAAATCACTGCGAACAACCTGACGCGTCAAAAAGGAGCTCTGCACCAGCCGAG TCCATTGGAGCCGGCACTGAGGAACTGAGTCGTCGGCTGCTGCCAGCTCTAGCACCAGAATCCTCTACAGCCGTCTGGGGTGAGGAGCCGAGGTGCCTGGCTGGGGCTGGGTGGATGGTAACTGGAGGAGTAGGGGGCCACGGCAGAAGGAGGAGAATGGCATCCACAGGCATGCAGATCTTTGCCTTCGTCCTGGCGCTGCTGGGCATCATGGGGGCCATGATGGCTACGCTGCTGCCCAATTGGAAGGTGAGCGCCGATGTAGGCTCCAACATCATCACGGCCATCTCCCAGATGCaggggctgtggatggactgCACCTGGTACAGCACCGGCATGTTCAGCTGCACCTTGAAGTACTCGGTGCTGTCGCTGCCCGCCTACCTGCAGACTGCCCGCACCACCATGGTGCTGTCCTGTGTGATGGCTGCCATGGGCCTGTGCCTGGCATCCCTGGGGCTCAAATGTACTCGCTGGGGGGGCGGCCGGCGCGCCAAGAGGCACGCGGCCATCGCCAGCGGGGGCTGCTTCATCGCCGCCGGCTTCCTGTGCCTGGTGCCTGCTTCCTGGTTCACCAAAGAGGTCATCACTAACTTCCTGGACCGCAGCGTGCACGAGAGCAATAAGTTTGAGCCCGGGGGCGCCGTGTACGTGGCCTTCCTGTCGGCAGGCTTCCTCTTTGTGGGGGGGTCCATCTTCTGCGTGTCGTGCTCGGGGAAGAGGCCCGGCCACCAGGACATGATCTTGCTGCCGCCCCCTGATAAACTCTTactgcagcagcaacagcacctcctacagcaacagcagcaggacCAGCTCCAGCACCAGTACTGCTCCCTCTCCCCACTAGACAATAAAACAGGCTACAGTCTGCAGGACTATGTGTAG
- the LOC135526003 gene encoding claudin-20-like isoform X2, whose translation MVTGGVGGHGRRRRMASTGMQIFAFVLALLGIMGAMMATLLPNWKVSADVGSNIITAISQMQGLWMDCTWYSTGMFSCTLKYSVLSLPAYLQTARTTMVLSCVMAAMGLCLASLGLKCTRWGGGRRAKRHAAIASGGCFIAAGFLCLVPASWFTKEVITNFLDRSVHESNKFEPGGAVYVAFLSAGFLFVGGSIFCVSCSGKRPGHQDMILLPPPDKLLLQQQQHLLQQQQQDQLQHQYCSLSPLDNKTGYSLQDYV comes from the coding sequence ATGGTAACTGGAGGAGTAGGGGGCCACGGCAGAAGGAGGAGAATGGCATCCACAGGCATGCAGATCTTTGCCTTCGTCCTGGCGCTGCTGGGCATCATGGGGGCCATGATGGCTACGCTGCTGCCCAATTGGAAGGTGAGCGCCGATGTAGGCTCCAACATCATCACGGCCATCTCCCAGATGCaggggctgtggatggactgCACCTGGTACAGCACCGGCATGTTCAGCTGCACCTTGAAGTACTCGGTGCTGTCGCTGCCCGCCTACCTGCAGACTGCCCGCACCACCATGGTGCTGTCCTGTGTGATGGCTGCCATGGGCCTGTGCCTGGCATCCCTGGGGCTCAAATGTACTCGCTGGGGGGGCGGCCGGCGCGCCAAGAGGCACGCGGCCATCGCCAGCGGGGGCTGCTTCATCGCCGCCGGCTTCCTGTGCCTGGTGCCTGCTTCCTGGTTCACCAAAGAGGTCATCACTAACTTCCTGGACCGCAGCGTGCACGAGAGCAATAAGTTTGAGCCCGGGGGCGCCGTGTACGTGGCCTTCCTGTCGGCAGGCTTCCTCTTTGTGGGGGGGTCCATCTTCTGCGTGTCGTGCTCGGGGAAGAGGCCCGGCCACCAGGACATGATCTTGCTGCCGCCCCCTGATAAACTCTTactgcagcagcaacagcacctcctacagcaacagcagcaggacCAGCTCCAGCACCAGTACTGCTCCCTCTCCCCACTAGACAATAAAACAGGCTACAGTCTGCAGGACTATGTGTAG